The Dethiosulfovibrio salsuginis DNA window CCTTAGGCATAGACAGACTGGTCGAATCGGTGGTCACAAAGCTGGGAGAGGTAAGTCTCGCCTTCGTCACAGGAGACTACGCAAAAGGGGTAAACTCGGGCCTGATGGATCTGGTGCTGGTGGGCAAGATAGAGAAAGACTACCTCCAGGGCCTCATATCCCGGCTTGAGGAAGAGCTTAAGATCAAGATAAGATGGCTGGTCCTATCGGAAGGGGAGTTTCGGAAACTTAGGCCCAACTTCGAGAGCCAGGACTCGCTTGTGGTGTGGAAAAGGGAGGAATAAAAGTGGCACGAAAAAAAGCGGTGGTCACAGGAGGAGCGGGATTTATAGGATCCCACCTGTGTGAACACCTGATCGAACTGGGCTGGGCCGTCGACGTGGTGGATAACCTGTCCCTCTCCGACGGATCGAACATAAAGCATCTGGAGGGCAACGGCGTAAAGCTCCACGTCAAAAACGTAGAGGACCTGGACTTCATGTCCTCCATAGTCAAAGGCTGCGACGGACTGTTTCACCTCGCCGCCATGGTCTCGGTTCCCCTCTCTGTGGAGCGGCCCGCAGAATGCTACCGCACCAACCTCACAGCCTTCTCGGACCTGCTGGACGTCATAAGGTCTCGCCCGGTTCCGGTGGTCTACGCCAGCTCCGCCGCCATCTACGGCGAAGGCACCGACGACGGACCGAGACGGGAATCGGAGGTCCCTATGCCCCAGTCCCCCTACGGAGCCAGCAAAGCCATGGACGAACTGGCCGCCGCCGCCTCCTCCCGGTGCTACTCCATACCGACGGCGGGACTGAGGTTCTTCAACGTCTACGGTCCGAGACAGAACCCTAAAGGGGCCTACGCCTCGGTCATACCTCGCTTCGCCACCGCCATGCTGGAAG harbors:
- a CDS encoding winged helix-turn-helix domain-containing protein, translated to MLESLITSKTRVRLLMKLFLNPESSGYLRELADEFGESTNSVRVELNRLAEAGLLESAPEGRTKVYKANKGHPLFPEIQGLVRKTLGIDRLVESVVTKLGEVSLAFVTGDYAKGVNSGLMDLVLVGKIEKDYLQGLISRLEEELKIKIRWLVLSEGEFRKLRPNFESQDSLVVWKREE
- a CDS encoding NAD-dependent epimerase/dehydratase family protein produces the protein MARKKAVVTGGAGFIGSHLCEHLIELGWAVDVVDNLSLSDGSNIKHLEGNGVKLHVKNVEDLDFMSSIVKGCDGLFHLAAMVSVPLSVERPAECYRTNLTAFSDLLDVIRSRPVPVVYASSAAIYGEGTDDGPRRESEVPMPQSPYGASKAMDELAAAASSRCYSIPTAGLRFFNVYGPRQNPKGAYASVIPRFATAMLEGKPATIFGDGEQTRDFIFVKDVARVMVKAAEQSAPSVPSVMNVGSGRRESVSGVYRILSSMVQNPLPPEFLPERIGDIKHSFADLTKLSAIIDLSSFVGLEEGIERTLAYYVGAK